In the Clostridium beijerinckii genome, one interval contains:
- a CDS encoding HNH endonuclease: MICKRCSRCGKRIQTGSKCNCSQKRYKEYDKDKINSKEKKFYSSDQWNKIKDKAKELYEYIDIYSYYVSNKLEYGQTVHHIVPIKREWEKRFALDNLIYLTESNHRVIHNRMENGEYNEVINELNELVARFKKEFDIEE, from the coding sequence ATGATATGTAAAAGATGCAGTAGGTGTGGTAAGAGAATACAAACAGGATCTAAATGTAACTGCTCTCAAAAGAGATATAAAGAATATGATAAAGACAAAATTAATAGCAAAGAAAAGAAATTCTACTCAAGTGATCAGTGGAATAAGATCAAAGATAAAGCAAAAGAGTTATATGAATATATTGATATTTATAGTTATTATGTCTCAAATAAATTAGAGTATGGTCAAACAGTCCATCATATTGTACCTATTAAAAGAGAATGGGAAAAGAGATTTGCTCTAGATAATCTTATATATCTGACGGAAAGTAATCATAGAGTTATTCATAATAGGATGGAGAATGGTGAATATAATGAGGTTATTAATGAATTAAATGAGTTAGTAGCTAGATTCAAAAAAGAATTTGATATAGAGGAATAA
- a CDS encoding phage terminase small subunit P27 family, translated as MPRGRKSLEMQKKHLTNEEKVQKEQQEEMLVLGKEQLKKAPSWLIDDIAKKEFRRVVKEIDKIDILGNLDLNNLGGYCNSYSLYLKATAELQNKPLISKKMTKSGIITVENPLIKIQKNYAEEMRKFASLCGMTIDSRLKVATVKTSKQQEDITDEFGDI; from the coding sequence ATGCCAAGGGGAAGGAAGTCATTAGAAATGCAAAAGAAGCATTTAACTAATGAGGAAAAAGTCCAGAAGGAACAGCAAGAAGAAATGCTGGTATTAGGGAAAGAGCAATTGAAAAAAGCACCTTCTTGGCTTATAGATGATATTGCAAAAAAAGAATTTAGAAGAGTTGTTAAGGAGATTGATAAAATTGATATACTTGGAAATCTAGATTTGAATAATTTAGGTGGATATTGTAATTCATATTCGTTGTATTTAAAGGCAACAGCTGAATTGCAGAATAAGCCCCTAATATCAAAGAAAATGACAAAGTCAGGTATTATAACAGTTGAAAATCCATTAATAAAAATTCAAAAAAATTATGCAGAAGAAATGAGAAAGTTTGCTTCACTTTGTGGGATGACTATTGATAGTAGATTAAAAGTTGCTACAGTTAAAACTAGTAAGCAGCAAGAAGATATTACAGACGAGTTCGGTGATATTTAG
- a CDS encoding head maturation protease, ClpP-related gives MSRLSYLKVKNSTDTSADIYFYGDIVGDEWEKWCDTDTCPQDVVEALNEAQGKDLNIYINSGGGSVFAGLAIYNMLNRATGKKKCHIDGMAASIASVICMAADEIIMPNNSYLMIHKPSNMVWGNATDMRKMADDLDTIQIGIENVYKTKLKDGIDIETIKDLMDKETWLPANEAEKYFNVKVIEENKAVAKVDFNNFKNYRNIPEEFKDKIQKGDRDEHLKLDSELKNKLQIELELLDM, from the coding sequence GTGAGTAGGTTAAGTTATCTAAAAGTTAAAAATTCAACAGATACTAGTGCAGATATATATTTTTATGGAGATATAGTTGGCGATGAGTGGGAAAAGTGGTGTGATACAGATACTTGCCCACAAGATGTGGTTGAAGCACTTAATGAAGCACAAGGAAAAGATTTAAATATTTATATAAATAGTGGTGGAGGTTCTGTATTTGCTGGACTTGCTATATATAATATGTTAAATAGAGCAACTGGAAAGAAAAAATGTCATATAGATGGAATGGCAGCATCAATAGCTAGTGTTATTTGCATGGCAGCTGATGAAATAATAATGCCAAACAATTCATATCTGATGATTCATAAACCAAGTAACATGGTATGGGGAAATGCAACAGATATGAGAAAAATGGCTGATGATTTGGACACTATTCAAATAGGAATTGAAAATGTATATAAAACCAAGCTAAAAGATGGCATTGATATAGAAACTATAAAAGATTTAATGGATAAAGAGACTTGGTTACCAGCAAATGAAGCTGAGAAATATTTTAATGTCAAGGTAATTGAAGAGAACAAAGCAGTTGCAAAAGTGGATTTTAATAATTTTAAAAATTATAGAAATATACCAGAGGAATTTAAAGATAAAATTCAAAAAGGTGATCGTGACGAACACCTAAAACTAGATAGTGAGTTAAAAAATAAACTACAAATTGAGCTTGAGTTGCTTGATATGTAG
- a CDS encoding terminase large subunit — protein MTIKEELIKYSNDCLNDVIPSGQKHKWACLRFLNDIKNSELNILSTPFEYYWNEEEANKIVKWFGYLKHSKGVLAGQFITLNTWQKFCLCQIYGWENKETFLRRFTKSFIEVARKNAKSQMEAGVTLYEMSTRATKNKEIYECYCAGVKREQSEVIFNECKNMLKGSPLRGKFKITKNSIQHVKTTSSLKPLNKQDGKEGDGSNPALLVLDEYHQHKTTEFYDLGLGGNTKESLLMIITTAGVDLTYPCFTQEYTYCSKILDPNVDIDNEEYFIDICEIDEDDDIEDEESWKKANPIRMTYDAGIKKIRGEYKIAKEIPEKMIAFLTKCLNKWVQAKENGYMNMAKWKKCEVKEIPYDLRNRVVYVGFDMSAKIDLTSVAFIIPILSDELDSSGKKIVKYVCFSHSFIPNRTKLRERMAVDKVPYDSWERSGYLTITNTEIVDQQQVMDYVLETCKKNNWRIETLCFDPANASKMMIDLSNEGYVVEEVFQSHKSLNESTQGFREQIYCGNVIYTNNPLLNYAMSNAVIKTNNGLIKIDKDATTKRIDPVDALLCAFKLALYHEFIDITDTDEWLEKDEW, from the coding sequence GTGACTATTAAAGAAGAGCTAATTAAATATTCTAATGATTGTTTAAATGATGTAATCCCAAGTGGCCAAAAACATAAATGGGCATGCCTAAGATTTTTAAATGATATAAAAAATTCTGAATTAAATATATTAAGTACACCATTTGAGTATTACTGGAATGAAGAAGAAGCTAATAAGATTGTTAAATGGTTTGGATATTTAAAGCATAGCAAAGGTGTATTAGCAGGCCAATTTATAACTTTAAATACGTGGCAAAAGTTTTGCTTATGTCAGATTTATGGATGGGAGAATAAAGAAACATTTTTAAGGAGATTTACAAAATCTTTTATAGAAGTGGCTAGAAAAAATGCTAAGTCACAAATGGAAGCTGGAGTAACACTCTATGAAATGTCTACGAGGGCTACTAAGAATAAGGAAATTTATGAGTGTTATTGTGCTGGAGTAAAAAGAGAACAATCAGAAGTTATATTCAATGAGTGCAAGAATATGTTAAAGGGGTCTCCACTAAGAGGCAAATTTAAAATAACAAAGAACAGTATACAGCATGTAAAAACTACTAGCAGCTTAAAACCGCTTAACAAACAAGACGGTAAAGAAGGGGATGGGAGCAATCCAGCTTTACTGGTATTAGATGAATATCATCAGCACAAGACAACTGAGTTTTATGACCTAGGGTTAGGTGGTAATACTAAAGAAAGTTTATTAATGATTATTACTACTGCTGGAGTTGATTTAACTTACCCATGTTTTACTCAAGAGTATACTTATTGCTCGAAGATACTAGATCCGAATGTCGATATTGATAATGAAGAATATTTTATTGATATATGTGAAATAGATGAAGATGATGACATTGAGGATGAGGAAAGTTGGAAAAAAGCGAATCCAATTAGAATGACATATGATGCAGGTATTAAAAAAATACGTGGAGAGTATAAAATCGCCAAAGAAATTCCTGAAAAGATGATTGCATTTCTAACAAAATGCCTTAATAAATGGGTGCAAGCCAAGGAAAATGGCTATATGAATATGGCTAAATGGAAGAAATGCGAAGTAAAAGAGATACCTTATGATCTAAGAAATAGGGTAGTATATGTTGGATTTGATATGTCAGCGAAGATAGATTTAACTTCGGTGGCTTTTATTATACCTATTTTAAGTGATGAGTTAGATTCTAGTGGTAAGAAAATAGTAAAATACGTTTGTTTTAGTCATTCTTTTATACCTAATCGAACAAAACTAAGGGAAAGGATGGCAGTAGATAAAGTTCCTTATGATTCATGGGAAAGGTCTGGTTATTTAACTATAACTAATACTGAAATAGTAGATCAGCAACAAGTTATGGATTATGTATTAGAAACTTGTAAGAAAAATAACTGGAGAATAGAAACATTATGTTTTGATCCAGCAAATGCAAGCAAAATGATGATTGATTTAAGCAATGAGGGGTATGTAGTTGAAGAAGTATTCCAAAGTCATAAATCTTTGAATGAATCTACACAAGGATTTAGAGAGCAGATTTATTGTGGGAATGTTATCTATACTAATAATCCATTATTAAATTACGCAATGAGTAATGCAGTAATAAAAACTAATAATGGTCTTATAAAAATTGATAAAGATGCTACAACAAAAAGAATTGACCCAGTTGATGCTCTATTATGTGCCTTTAAATTAGCACTATATCATGAATTTATAGACATAACTGATACAGATGAGTGGCTAGAGAAAGATGAATGGTAA
- a CDS encoding phage portal protein: protein MGVISKIKNTFKNQSTSEVETIGTNPTLEQLESFFHTSIEEISNSKLTSASYYACMQIRCNAIAKLPIKLMQETEKGANKAVDHNLYKLLKKRPNPFTNAHDFLWATEFQRLEHGNSFWVMGNDIKGNITALYLLDSTRVQIIVDNTGILDKKNAVYYLYSDSKKGELLYTSDNIVHFKNFSMDGLKGTSIKKYISDVIANEQYSNKILKDRYKNGLMDPIIVQYIGDLNDAKQQKIKKKFADMGGAKNAGKVVPIPTDFKVEQLETKLVNSQFFQLQGLTTRHIANAFGVKGFQLNDMEKSTYNNIEQQNKAFYSDTLQNTLTTYEQEMDYKLLTEDEQDKEGYYWQFNVDSILRSDLASRTASYVAGINNSYMTIAEVRKKENLSYIEGTDQLIVGNGASIFLKDLGKQYDKGGGNSE, encoded by the coding sequence ATGGGAGTTATAAGTAAAATAAAGAATACTTTTAAAAATCAATCAACATCCGAAGTTGAAACAATAGGAACTAATCCAACGCTAGAACAGTTAGAAAGCTTTTTTCATACAAGTATAGAAGAAATTTCTAACTCTAAATTAACAAGTGCATCGTATTATGCATGTATGCAAATAAGATGCAATGCAATTGCAAAATTACCAATTAAGTTAATGCAAGAAACTGAAAAAGGTGCAAATAAGGCAGTTGACCACAACTTATATAAGCTTTTAAAGAAAAGACCAAATCCATTTACTAACGCGCATGATTTTTTATGGGCAACAGAATTCCAAAGATTAGAGCATGGTAATTCATTTTGGGTAATGGGGAATGATATTAAGGGGAATATAACTGCTTTATATTTGTTAGACAGTACAAGAGTTCAAATTATAGTAGATAATACAGGAATATTAGATAAGAAAAATGCAGTTTATTATTTATATTCAGATAGTAAAAAAGGAGAATTACTATATACAAGTGATAATATAGTGCATTTTAAAAACTTTAGCATGGATGGGTTGAAAGGCACAAGCATTAAAAAATATATTTCTGATGTAATAGCAAATGAGCAATATTCCAATAAAATCTTAAAAGACAGATATAAAAATGGATTAATGGACCCTATAATTGTTCAATATATTGGTGATTTGAATGATGCAAAACAGCAGAAAATCAAAAAGAAATTCGCTGATATGGGTGGAGCTAAAAATGCTGGTAAGGTTGTACCTATTCCAACCGATTTTAAGGTTGAACAATTAGAAACTAAACTAGTCAATAGTCAGTTCTTTCAATTACAAGGGCTAACAACAAGACATATTGCTAATGCATTTGGAGTCAAGGGATTTCAGCTTAATGATATGGAGAAAAGCACTTACAACAACATAGAGCAGCAGAATAAAGCATTCTATAGTGATACGTTGCAAAATACTTTGACTACTTATGAGCAGGAAATGGATTATAAATTACTTACTGAGGATGAGCAAGATAAGGAAGGTTATTACTGGCAGTTTAATGTTGATAGCATTTTAAGAAGCGATTTAGCTAGTAGGACAGCATCTTATGTTGCAGGCATAAATAATTCTTATATGACTATAGCTGAAGTAAGAAAAAAAGAAAATTTATCTTATATAGAGGGAACAGATCAGTTAATTGTAGGTAATGGCGCAAGTATTTTCTTAAAAGATTTAGGAAAACAATACGACAAAGGTGGTGGTAATAGTGAGTAG